DNA sequence from the Marinilongibacter aquaticus genome:
GGTGATGTAATTACCGAAGTGGATGGTCAAAAAGTAGTGGCCGAATCGAAATTCCGTGAAATGATCGGAAGGAAAAGACCAGGGGAGAAAGTAAGCCTAAAAATCAATCGTGACGGTACCATCAAGAACTTTGACGTAGCCTTGCGGAACAAAGAAGGGGGAAGCTCGATCATCAAAAAAGAAGAAAGCAGTGCGGTATTCTCAAAAATGGGTATACGGGTAAAAGACATGGATGACAAGGAGAAGTCAGAATTGGGCATAAGCAATGGCGTACGCGTGGAAAAGGTCTTTCCCGCAGGAACGGTCGCTCGTGACACCAATATCAAAGAAGGCTTTATCATCAATCGCGTAGGCGACAAGAAAATAGATTCTAAAGATGATTTCGAAAAGGCCATTCAGAATGCAGTGAAAAACAACGAAACCGGGGTTTTGATCTGTGGAGTGTATGAAAACCTTTCTCGGAACTACTGCTACGGCATCACCTTGTAATTTGCAGGGGTGGTAATCGATAGCTGTTTTATTGGAAAAGGGGTCATTCATTTGGCTCCTTTTCTTTTTGGAGAATACTTAAAAGGGGGGGAGGAATCCTTGCTTTAAGCACGAAGGGTATAAATGAAGAAAGGGGCTTTAAGCCCCTTTCTTCTACTATATAATGCAATTTCTAATTAGCCGATGCTAAGACGTACAAAAGAAGCTACTTTCAAGCCTTTTTGTTTGTTTTGAACAAGCTGAGCTACAGAGATTGAAGGATCTTTCACAAATTGCTGATTCAAAAGGGTGTTTTCTTTGTAGAATTTGCCCAGTTTACCCATTGCGATTTTTTCCAACAATTCTTCTGGCTTGCCTTCCTGACGGGCTTGCTCTTTTCCGATTTCGATTTCTTTTTCGATCAAGGCCGGATCTACATCGCCTTTGTCAAGACCTACGGGCTTCATGGCCACAACTTGCATTGCGATATCACGTCCAAGTTCTTCAAGGTCGCCGTCTTCTACATTTTCGAAGGCAATTACGGCTGCTGCTTTATTGTTCGAGTGAATGTAAGAAACCACTTTTTCGGCAGTCACGTTTTTGTAATCAGAGATCACCAATTTTTCGCCGATTTTACCTACCAATTCGGTAATGGCTTCAGCCACTGTACGTCCGTCGGCCAATTGAGCATTGTTCAATGCCTCAAGGTCTTGGGCGTCAGATTTCACTGCAGTTTCCAAGATAGCTTGGCCAAGGTTGTTGAAGTCTTCTACTTTAGAAACAGGCTCTGTTTCACAAGCGAAAGCCACAACTTTAGCATTTTTGCCGTCTTCGCTGGTGTGTACCAAAATCACACCTTCAGAAGTTTCGTTGTCTGCTCTTTTGGCGGCTACTTTTTGTCCAGCCTTTCTAAGTATTTCTACTGCTTTTTCAAAATCACCTTCAGCTTCGGTAAGGGCCTTTTTACAGTCCATCATACCGGCACCAGTGGCCTGACGAAGTTTGTTAACGTCTGCAGCTGTTATTTTCATTTTTCTTAAAATTTGATGTTGAAATAGGATAGCCCGAAAGTAGGTGTCTCTTTCGGGCTAATCAAAAAATTTAGTTCACGTAATGATTAAGCTTCTTTCTCCTCGGCACCTTCGTTTGCTTCGGCAGCTTTCTCTTCTGTTCCTTCTACTTTTTCGGCTACAGGAGCGGCTTTTCTAGGTCTTTTACCTGATTTTGGCTCCTCGCTTTCTTCCTTGCTGTCTACGGCTTTTTTAGCGGCTTCCTCTTCTTCAAGAGCTGCGGCTTCTTTGTCTTGTTTTCTTTCCAAGATACCCTCTTCTACGGCTTTGCCGATAGCAAGAGTAAGCAAAGAGATTGATTTGTAGGCATCGTCGTTTGCAGGAATGGCCACATCTACCAATTCAGGGTTTGAGTTGGTATCAACCAAAGCTACAACTGGGATACCCAATCTTTTGGCTTCTGCGATGGCCAAGTGCTCACGCTTGATATCGATTACGAAAAGAGCTGAAGGAAGACGAGACATGTCTGTCACACCACCCAAAAGACGCTCCAATTTCACGCGTTCTCTGTCGAGCATCAAACGCTCTCTTTTTGCCATATTGCCAGCAGTTTGCTCGTCGCCAAGCATACGCTCAATATTCTGAAGCTTTTTCAAAGACTTACGGATTGTAGAGAAGTTGGTAAGCATACCGCCCAACCATCTTTCTGTTACGTAAGGCATTTTCAATCTTTTTGCTTCTTCCGAAACAATCTCTTGAGCCTGTTTTTTTGTGGCTACGAACATTACTTTTTTGCCAGAGCGAACAATCCCTTTTACAAAGGCTTGAGCTTGCTCCAAAGAGGCCAAAGTTTTGTTTAGATCGATTACGTGGATTCCGTTTTTCTCCATGAAAATGTATGGAGCCAT
Encoded proteins:
- the tsf gene encoding translation elongation factor Ts; this encodes MKITAADVNKLRQATGAGMMDCKKALTEAEGDFEKAVEILRKAGQKVAAKRADNETSEGVILVHTSEDGKNAKVVAFACETEPVSKVEDFNNLGQAILETAVKSDAQDLEALNNAQLADGRTVAEAITELVGKIGEKLVISDYKNVTAEKVVSYIHSNNKAAAVIAFENVEDGDLEELGRDIAMQVVAMKPVGLDKGDVDPALIEKEIEIGKEQARQEGKPEELLEKIAMGKLGKFYKENTLLNQQFVKDPSISVAQLVQNKQKGLKVASFVRLSIG
- the rpsB gene encoding 30S ribosomal protein S2, whose amino-acid sequence is MAQLQYKDLLDAGVHFGHLTRKWDPRMAPYIFMEKNGIHVIDLNKTLASLEQAQAFVKGIVRSGKKVMFVATKKQAQEIVSEEAKRLKMPYVTERWLGGMLTNFSTIRKSLKKLQNIERMLGDEQTAGNMAKRERLMLDRERVKLERLLGGVTDMSRLPSALFVIDIKREHLAIAEAKRLGIPVVALVDTNSNPELVDVAIPANDDAYKSISLLTLAIGKAVEEGILERKQDKEAAALEEEEAAKKAVDSKEESEEPKSGKRPRKAAPVAEKVEGTEEKAAEANEGAEEKEA